A single genomic interval of Clostridium facile harbors:
- a CDS encoding CtsR family transcriptional regulator — translation MNITDMIAETIQQLLDQEGGATRIKRNELAEELGCVPSQINYVITSRFTPEQGYIIESKRGGGGYIKIMRVKPSQRDVMMHLINSVGNTLDEHSARIILQNLCCDKLLTQKEAKIIMSAISENTYKNLVPVEYRPRVRARLFKTMLLNAMD, via the coding sequence ATGAATATCACAGATATGATTGCTGAAACAATCCAGCAGCTATTAGATCAGGAAGGCGGGGCCACTAGGATTAAACGGAACGAACTTGCCGAGGAACTAGGCTGTGTTCCAAGCCAGATTAACTATGTTATCACCTCCCGGTTTACTCCCGAGCAGGGGTATATTATAGAAAGTAAGCGAGGCGGCGGAGGTTATATCAAAATTATGAGAGTAAAACCTTCCCAACGCGATGTGATGATGCACCTGATTAACTCGGTGGGGAACACATTGGATGAACATTCTGCAAGAATTATTTTACAAAACCTGTGTTGCGACAAGTTATTAACCCAAAAAGAGGCTAAAATAATAATGTCCGCCATCAGCGAGAATACTTACAAAAACTTGGTTCCAGTGGAATATCGACCAAGAGTACGGGCCAGGTTATTTAAAACAATGTTATTGAATGCAATGGACTGA